The following proteins are encoded in a genomic region of Alphaproteobacteria bacterium:
- a CDS encoding GTPase, with product MRLKSFHGPTIADAMRQARQALGDDAIIVATREDDMGGVRVTAALDDAPAMPSAKPAAESQDIIEPITDALYRHGVHAALAEKLISSAINFAEEDAVIALAAGFDAHMKFRPLDDVPARPLVLVGPPGAGKTLAIAKLATEAKMKKRPVTVITTDLSRAGGIEQLAAFTNLLKVRLLEIEEPQAVRDTMIELSAGSTVLIDTAGRNPYDESERHEFLQMIGDAVCDIALVLPCGYDSEDGTALAKAFRSLGAARLLLTRGDVARRLGTMLNIAHESGLPLANISRSPKVAEPLAPLNPIIVAQTLLTPLQRDETARPLLPQTGTHA from the coding sequence ATGCGTCTGAAATCCTTCCACGGCCCGACTATTGCCGACGCCATGCGCCAGGCGCGCCAGGCGCTGGGCGACGACGCCATTATCGTGGCGACGCGGGAAGACGACATGGGCGGCGTGCGCGTCACGGCCGCTCTCGACGACGCGCCCGCCATGCCGTCCGCCAAGCCCGCCGCGGAATCTCAAGATATTATCGAGCCGATCACCGACGCGCTGTACCGCCACGGCGTCCATGCCGCGCTGGCCGAAAAACTTATCTCCAGCGCGATCAATTTCGCCGAAGAAGACGCGGTGATCGCCCTGGCCGCCGGATTCGACGCGCATATGAAGTTCAGGCCGCTTGACGATGTCCCGGCCAGGCCGCTGGTGCTGGTGGGACCGCCGGGCGCGGGCAAGACCTTGGCCATCGCGAAACTGGCGACCGAAGCGAAGATGAAGAAACGCCCGGTGACGGTCATTACCACCGATCTTTCGCGCGCCGGGGGAATCGAGCAGCTGGCAGCTTTCACCAACCTGCTCAAAGTGAGACTGCTGGAAATCGAGGAGCCGCAAGCGGTGCGCGACACGATGATCGAGCTTTCCGCCGGCAGCACGGTCTTGATCGATACCGCCGGACGCAATCCCTATGACGAGAGCGAACGGCACGAATTCCTGCAAATGATCGGCGATGCGGTCTGCGATATCGCGCTGGTGCTGCCCTGCGGCTATGACAGCGAAGACGGCACCGCGCTCGCCAAGGCATTCCGCAGCCTCGGCGCGGCGCGCCTGCTGCTCACGCGCGGCGATGTGGCGCGCCGGCTCGGCACCATGCTCAATATCGCGCATGAAAGCGGGCTGCCGCTCGCCAATATCAGCCGCTCGCCCAAAGTCGCGGAGCCGCTCGCGCCGCTCAACCCCATTATCGTGGCGCAAACGCTGCTGACGCCGTTGCAGCGCGATGAAACCGCGCGTCCCCTTCTGCCGCAAACCGGCACTCATGCGTAA
- a CDS encoding MinD/ParA family protein, whose amino-acid sequence MTDPIPLNAGAPAALRVPNLYAVASGKGGVGKTWFSISLCHALAARGKKVLLFDGDLGLANIDIQLGLTPAQDLGAVIDGRVTLAGAITPYAEGKFDVLAGRSGSGNLASLPTQKLNDLRADLIALARNYDHVVVDLGAGVDRSVRYMAGPAAIGFVVVNDEPTSLTDAYAFIKLVRAANPQADLRITVNMAANQADGTRTYETIKKACENFLHYAPPLAGIIRRDNKVREAIRAQTSIFVRSPEAEAATDVTALVNQAFGK is encoded by the coding sequence ATGACCGATCCTATCCCCCTGAACGCCGGAGCGCCCGCCGCGCTGCGCGTGCCGAACCTTTACGCCGTCGCCAGCGGCAAGGGCGGCGTCGGCAAGACCTGGTTCTCGATCAGCCTGTGCCACGCGCTCGCCGCTCGCGGCAAAAAAGTTTTGCTGTTCGACGGCGATCTCGGCCTCGCCAATATCGATATCCAGCTCGGCCTCACCCCCGCGCAAGACCTCGGCGCTGTCATCGACGGCAGGGTCACGCTGGCGGGCGCGATCACGCCCTATGCCGAAGGGAAATTCGACGTGCTGGCGGGCCGCTCCGGCTCCGGCAATCTTGCCTCGCTGCCGACGCAGAAACTGAACGATTTGCGCGCCGATCTCATCGCGCTCGCCAGGAATTACGATCATGTGGTGGTCGATCTTGGCGCGGGCGTCGACCGTTCGGTGCGATATATGGCCGGGCCCGCCGCGATCGGATTCGTCGTCGTCAATGACGAGCCGACGTCGCTCACGGATGCCTATGCCTTCATCAAGCTGGTGCGCGCCGCCAACCCGCAAGCCGACCTTCGGATCACGGTCAATATGGCCGCGAACCAGGCCGATGGGACGAGAACCTACGAAACCATCAAGAAAGCCTGCGAAAACTTCCTGCATTACGCGCCGCCGCTCGCGGGCATCATCCGTCGCGATAACAAGGTGCGCGAGGCCATCCGCGCCCAGACCTCCATATTCGTGCGTTCGCCCGAAGCCGAAGCGGCGACCGATGTGACCGCTCTGGTCAATCAGGCGTTCGGGAAGTAA
- a CDS encoding transporter substrate-binding domain-containing protein codes for MKNIVITAIVAAIVSLAVSFYHPGTEPAAPSSPAAKLTAYERVLKTGVLRCAYASYEPMLIIDPNTRQFSGIFYDLLNEISSRLNLKVEWVEEVGYGNINAGFVTGRYDAFCAGLWPSGNRARNTVFSLPLFYDPISVWVRGDDARFDGNVSALNDPAYKIAVTDGDATVTMANAMFPQAGRINMTQNNSIADEINQVTTGKADAMFRDYLLAASYLASNPGKLKDISPEAPLLNYPLTIGFNDHELELKKMIDTVISEISSDGTVARIVKKHLGDKSNMLFQTKTTYESFQ; via the coding sequence ATGAAGAATATCGTCATAACCGCAATCGTTGCCGCCATTGTTTCGCTTGCAGTTAGTTTTTATCATCCCGGCACCGAACCTGCCGCGCCATCATCCCCGGCAGCCAAATTAACCGCCTATGAACGTGTATTGAAAACCGGCGTTCTGCGTTGCGCTTACGCATCTTATGAACCGATGCTGATCATCGACCCGAACACGCGCCAATTCTCCGGCATATTCTATGATCTGCTCAATGAGATCAGCAGCCGCCTGAATCTCAAAGTCGAATGGGTGGAGGAAGTCGGTTATGGCAACATCAATGCCGGTTTCGTTACCGGACGCTATGACGCCTTTTGCGCCGGACTATGGCCATCGGGAAACCGGGCAAGAAACACCGTTTTCTCACTGCCCCTTTTCTATGATCCAATCAGCGTATGGGTACGGGGCGATGATGCGCGCTTTGACGGCAATGTTTCGGCTCTCAACGATCCGGCCTACAAAATTGCCGTCACCGACGGCGACGCGACCGTTACAATGGCAAACGCCATGTTCCCGCAAGCGGGGAGGATCAATATGACACAAAATAATTCCATCGCCGACGAGATCAACCAGGTTACCACGGGCAAAGCTGACGCTATGTTCAGGGACTATTTGCTGGCAGCCAGCTATCTTGCGAGCAATCCAGGGAAGCTCAAGGACATATCGCCGGAAGCGCCATTATTGAACTATCCGCTTACGATCGGCTTCAACGACCATGAGCTTGAGCTTAAGAAAATGATCGATACGGTTATCAGCGAAATCAGCAGCGACGGCACTGTTGCCCGCATCGTCAAGAAACATCTCGGCGATAAATCCAACATGCTGTTCCAAACAAAGACCACCTATGAATCGTTTCAATGA
- the flhA gene encoding flagellar biosynthesis protein FlhA, with protein MWRRGEVWLAIALITILSVLMVPLPPVLVDFGLAISITFAVIILMIVLFITKPLDFSSFPTVLLIATLLRLSLNLGTTRLVLSHGNEGTEAAGQVVSAFANFVMGGDFIIGVIVFAIITIVNFVVITKGSGRIAEVAARFTLDAMPGKQMAIDADLSSGLIDEATARARRKELEDESSFFGSMDGAAKFVRGDAVAGLIITFINGIGGIAIGAIRHDMKVLEAADTYVRLTVGDGLVTQIPALLVSVAAGMLVSKAGQTGSTDKALFTQLGGYPVALGLASGMLAILAVVPGMPIFPFMLLAGISGYGAYYGGKKQRDTATAKIKADADKIKAIPVAEEPITKSLAIDIVRLELGYSLLALINSDQGHKLTEQIKGLRRQLASDMGFIMPAVRIQDNLQLPPNSYVIRFKEIEAGRGELRPGMLLVMDPRGDAIALPGEMTTEPVFGLPAMWIDQTYREEALFKGYSAVDPPTVITTHLTELVKDNMSEMLSYAETQKLLDELGKEQQKLVADVIPAQITVTGLQRVLQGLLAERISVRDLSTILEGIAEAANATRNLTMIGEHVRMRLARQISDQHANEMGYIPLLTLSPEWERDYIEALVGQGDERQLALAPSKLQQFIRSVRETYDRFAAMGEQPVLLTSPAIRPYVRSIIERFRSNTVVMSQNEIHPKAKIKTLGQI; from the coding sequence ATGTGGCGTCGCGGCGAAGTATGGCTGGCGATAGCGCTCATCACCATTTTAAGCGTCCTGATGGTGCCGCTGCCGCCCGTGCTGGTGGATTTCGGCCTTGCTATCTCCATCACTTTCGCCGTCATCATCCTGATGATCGTTCTGTTTATCACCAAACCGCTCGATTTCAGCTCTTTTCCGACCGTCCTGCTGATCGCCACGCTGCTTAGGCTGTCTCTCAACCTGGGCACGACGCGCCTGGTTCTCTCTCACGGCAATGAAGGCACGGAAGCGGCGGGACAGGTCGTCAGCGCCTTCGCCAATTTCGTCATGGGCGGCGATTTCATCATCGGCGTCATCGTGTTCGCCATCATCACCATCGTGAACTTCGTCGTCATCACCAAGGGTTCGGGACGCATCGCCGAAGTCGCGGCGCGCTTCACTCTCGACGCGATGCCCGGCAAGCAAATGGCGATCGACGCCGATCTGTCCTCCGGCCTCATCGACGAAGCCACGGCGCGCGCAAGGCGCAAGGAGCTTGAAGACGAGAGCAGCTTCTTCGGCTCGATGGACGGCGCGGCGAAATTCGTGCGCGGCGACGCGGTCGCGGGCCTGATCATCACCTTCATCAACGGCATCGGCGGCATCGCCATCGGCGCCATCCGCCACGACATGAAAGTTCTGGAAGCGGCGGATACCTATGTCCGCCTCACGGTCGGCGACGGCCTCGTTACGCAAATTCCCGCGCTGCTCGTTTCCGTCGCCGCCGGTATGCTGGTCTCGAAGGCCGGCCAGACGGGCTCGACCGACAAGGCGCTGTTTACCCAGCTCGGCGGCTATCCGGTCGCGCTCGGCCTGGCCTCCGGGATGCTTGCCATTCTGGCCGTGGTTCCGGGAATGCCCATATTTCCCTTCATGCTGCTCGCCGGCATTTCCGGATACGGCGCTTATTATGGCGGCAAGAAACAGCGCGATACCGCCACCGCCAAGATCAAAGCCGACGCCGATAAAATCAAGGCCATACCCGTGGCCGAGGAGCCGATCACCAAGTCCCTGGCCATCGACATCGTGCGGCTCGAACTCGGCTATTCGCTGCTGGCGCTTATCAACAGCGACCAGGGGCATAAGCTGACCGAACAGATCAAGGGACTGCGCAGGCAATTGGCCAGCGATATGGGATTCATCATGCCCGCCGTGCGCATCCAGGATAATCTGCAATTGCCGCCGAACAGCTATGTCATCCGCTTTAAGGAAATCGAGGCGGGACGCGGCGAATTGCGGCCCGGCATGCTACTGGTCATGGACCCGCGCGGCGACGCCATCGCCCTGCCCGGCGAAATGACGACCGAGCCGGTCTTCGGGCTGCCCGCGATGTGGATCGATCAAACCTATCGCGAGGAGGCGCTGTTCAAAGGCTATTCGGCGGTCGATCCGCCGACCGTCATCACCACGCATCTGACCGAACTGGTCAAGGACAACATGTCGGAAATGCTGTCCTACGCCGAGACGCAGAAGCTTCTCGACGAGCTCGGCAAGGAACAGCAGAAACTGGTCGCCGACGTCATTCCCGCCCAGATCACCGTGACGGGGCTGCAGCGCGTGCTGCAAGGACTCCTCGCCGAGCGCATTTCGGTCCGCGATCTTTCGACCATCCTCGAAGGCATCGCCGAGGCCGCCAACGCGACGCGCAATCTGACCATGATCGGCGAGCATGTGCGGATGCGCCTCGCCCGGCAAATCTCCGACCAGCATGCCAATGAGATGGGTTACATCCCCCTTCTCACTCTGTCGCCGGAATGGGAGCGGGATTATATTGAAGCCTTGGTCGGGCAGGGCGACGAAAGGCAACTCGCGCTAGCCCCCAGCAAATTGCAGCAATTCATCCGCAGCGTCCGGGAAACCTATGATAGATTCGCGGCGATGGGCGAGCAGCCCGTCCTGCTGACCAGTCCGGCCATTCGCCCTTATGTGCGCTCGATCATCGAACGCTTCCGTTCCAACACGGTCGTGATGTCGCAGAACGAGATCCACCCGAAGGCCAAGATCAAGACATTGGGACAGATTTAG